One window of the Xiphophorus hellerii strain 12219 chromosome 15, Xiphophorus_hellerii-4.1, whole genome shotgun sequence genome contains the following:
- the LOC116733697 gene encoding N-lysine methyltransferase SMYD2-like — translation MTGLIEGIEKFDSPGKGRGLRVTKAFKVGELLFSSPPYSYVLSVEERGNYCEFCFTRKEGLARCGKCKKAFYCNAKCQKGDWAMHKLECSAVNAFGENWCPSDTTRLVARILAKKKMMKERCVSEKMLLIEELQSHLEDEDNEKRERTDTDIAALHRFYPKHLELPDHKDLLTLYSQVACNGFTIEDDELSHIGTAVYPDVALINHSCLPSVIVTYNGTSAEVRAVQDMKPGDEVLISYIDLLYPTDDRNNRLRECYYFTCDCLECKTKSKDKAKLKICKQRDPVEPHVVDNMIRYARNTVREFRALKHVKTPSELLDMCEQSLEKMGAVFDDSNVYMLHMMYQAMGVCIYMQDADGAIRYGEKILKPYSKLYPPYSLNVSSMYLKMGRIYINMDRNSEGASALKKAMAIMEVAHGKNHPFLKDLRKETGQK, via the exons ATGACCGGTCTCATTGAGGGAATTGAGAAGTTCGACAGTCCTGGGAAGGGACGAGGACTCCGGGTTACCAAGGCCTTTAAAGTCGGAGAGCTCCTGTTTTCCAGCCCACCATATTCCTATGTGCTGTCAGTTGAAGAGAGAGGCAACTACTGTGAGTTCTGCTTCACCAG GAAAGAAGGCTTGGCAAGATGCGGGAAGTGCAAGAAAGCTTTTTACTGCAATGCAAAGTGCCAG AAAGGAGACTGGGCCATGCACAAGCTGGAGTGTTCAGCTGTGAATGCATTTGGAGAGAACTGGTGCCCGTCAGACACGACCCGCCTTGTTGCTCGAATCCTTGCTAAGAAG AAAATGATGAAAGAGCGATGTGTTTCGGAGAAGATGTTGCTCATTGAAGAGCTGCAGTCGC ATTTGGAGGATGAAGAtaatgaaaaaagagaaagaaccgACACTGACATTGCTGCCCTCCATCGGTTTTACCCTAAACATTTGGAGTTGCCTGACCACAAAGATCTGCTTACACTCTACTCCCAG GTTGCCTGTAATGGTTTTACAATAGAAGATGACGAACTTTCCCACATTGGTACTGCAGTCTATCCAGA TGTGGCACTTATAAACCACAGCTGTCTTCCCAGCGTCATAGTAACATATAATGGCACGTCTGCTGAAGTCAGGGCGGTGCAGGacatgaaacctggagatgaa GTTCTCATCAGCTACATAGACCTCCTTTATCCAACAGATGATCGAAACAACAGGCTGAGGGAATGCTATTACTTCACCTGTGACTGTTTGGAATGCAAAACCAAGTCCAAA GATAAGGCCAAGCTGAAAATTTGCAAGCAGAGAGATCCAGTTGAGCCACATGTGGTCGACAACATGATCCGCTACGCCAGGAACACTGTCAGGGAATTCAGGGCCctaaaacatgtcaaaa CTCCTAGTGAGTTGTTGGACATGTGTGAGCAGAGCCTGGAGAAAATGGGAGCGGTCTTTGATGACTCCAACGTCTACATGCTCCATATGATGTACCAGGCCATGGGGGTTTGCATTTATATGCAGGATGCAGATGGAGCTATCAGATACGGCGAGAAGATCCTCAAACCTTACAG CAAGCTTTATCCCCCCTACTCGCTGAATGTGTCCTCAATGTACCTGAAAATGGGCAGAATCTACATAAATATGGACAGGAACTCAGAGGGCGCCAGTGCTCTCAAGAAG GCAATGGCTATAATGGAGGTGGCTCATGGAAAGAATCACCCTTTCCTCAAAGACTTGCGTAAAGAGACTGGACAAAAGTGA